The proteins below are encoded in one region of Mya arenaria isolate MELC-2E11 chromosome 15, ASM2691426v1:
- the LOC128220534 gene encoding galectin-4-like, whose amino-acid sequence MASSRKHGASSKTSAPIFNPSTPFVHNLGTLHAGQQIIISGMPRSNASRFNISFDNSPNGPGSSDTAFVYDVRFNFGTDKQVIVRNSQQYGCWGHEERAIPHFPFQTEKFFEITVNIFRGGFRVCVNSGDVMEFKHRYKEQPLPKFCYLRIDGDVQLSKVAFKQ is encoded by the exons ATGGCG AGTTCTAGAAAACATGGCGCTTCTAGCAAAACTTCTGCACCCATCTTTAACCCG TCCACACCATTTGTTCACAATCTCGGCACCCTGCATGCTGGACAGCAGATAATTATAAGCGGAATGCCGAGATCAAACGCATCAAG ATTCAACATTAGTTTTGATAACTCACCTAACGGACCGGGTTCCAGTGATACGGCCTTCGTTTACGACGTCCGCTTCAATTTCGGAACAGATAAACAGGTGATTGTGAGGAACTCTCAACAGTACGGCTGCTGGGGACACGAAGAGAGGGCTATCCCGCATTTTCCATTTCAAACGGAGAAATTCTTTGAAATTACTGTCAACATTTTCCGGGGTGGATTCAGG GTTTGTGTTAATAGCGGAGATGTTATGGAATTCAAACACCGCTACAAAGAACAACCCTTGCCTAAATTCTGCTATTTAAGAATTGACGGTGACGTTCAGCTATCAAAGGTCGCTTTTAAACAGTGA